Proteins encoded within one genomic window of Azospirillaceae bacterium:
- a CDS encoding M20/M25/M40 family metallo-hydrolase, protein MHPNVAPVLDRIEQTFDQSVARLCDLLRIPSVGTDPQYDADTRRAGQWLVDQFKAMGFEAGLRETGGQPMVIAHYQGPEGYQGPHLMYYGHYDVQPPEPLELWTSPPFEPTIVEAERGKRVVARGAVDDKGQVMTWVEAFRAWHAVHGSLPARITVMIEGEEESGSKSLLPFLLANKDELKADICVVTDTGSWDVETPAITYMLRGLVYTELTLHGPSHDLHSGMYGGTVLNPNHALVKILADLHDDQGRVQIPGFYDDVVEPGAEELAMWRSLDFNEADWMAGVGMKTPWGEAGRMALERMWSRPTCDVNGMWGGYTGAGSKTVIPAQASAKISFRLVANQDPKKVFDGLRTFIADRCPPDFRWELQDFGSSPALRVPTDSPYLRAAMGGLEDIYGKPPVLIGSGGSIPIVGDIQKVLGFDSLLVGFGLEDDRVHSPNEKFELVCYRNGIRSHAAILARLAETR, encoded by the coding sequence ATGCACCCCAACGTCGCGCCGGTCCTGGACCGGATCGAGCAAACCTTCGACCAGTCGGTCGCCCGCCTGTGCGACCTGTTGCGCATCCCGTCGGTGGGCACCGACCCCCAGTACGACGCCGACACCCGGCGTGCCGGCCAGTGGCTGGTGGACCAGTTCAAGGCCATGGGCTTCGAGGCGGGCCTGCGCGAAACCGGCGGCCAGCCCATGGTGATCGCCCATTACCAGGGCCCCGAGGGCTACCAGGGCCCGCACCTGATGTACTACGGGCACTACGACGTGCAGCCGCCGGAGCCCCTGGAACTGTGGACCTCGCCGCCGTTCGAACCGACGATCGTCGAGGCCGAACGCGGCAAACGCGTGGTGGCCCGGGGGGCCGTCGACGACAAGGGCCAGGTGATGACCTGGGTCGAGGCGTTCCGCGCCTGGCACGCCGTGCACGGCAGCCTGCCCGCACGCATCACTGTGATGATCGAGGGCGAGGAGGAGTCGGGCTCGAAGAGTCTGCTGCCGTTCCTGCTGGCCAACAAGGACGAGCTGAAGGCCGACATCTGCGTGGTCACCGACACCGGAAGCTGGGACGTCGAGACCCCGGCCATCACCTACATGCTGCGGGGGCTGGTCTACACCGAGCTGACCCTGCACGGGCCCAGCCACGACCTGCATTCGGGCATGTACGGCGGCACGGTGCTGAACCCGAACCACGCCCTCGTCAAGATCCTGGCGGACCTGCACGACGACCAGGGCCGGGTGCAAATCCCCGGCTTCTACGACGACGTGGTCGAGCCCGGGGCCGAAGAGCTGGCCATGTGGCGCTCGCTCGACTTCAACGAGGCCGACTGGATGGCCGGCGTGGGCATGAAAACGCCGTGGGGCGAAGCCGGACGCATGGCGCTGGAGCGCATGTGGTCGCGGCCGACCTGCGACGTGAACGGCATGTGGGGCGGCTACACGGGCGCGGGCTCGAAGACGGTCATCCCGGCCCAGGCCTCGGCCAAGATCTCGTTCCGGCTGGTCGCCAACCAGGACCCGAAGAAGGTCTTCGACGGCCTGCGCACCTTCATCGCCGACCGCTGCCCGCCGGACTTCCGGTGGGAACTGCAGGACTTCGGCTCATCGCCGGCGCTCCGCGTGCCGACCGACTCGCCCTATCTGCGGGCGGCCATGGGCGGTCTGGAGGACATCTACGGGAAACCGCCGGTGCTGATCGGCTCCGGCGGCTCGATCCCGATCGTCGGCGACATCCAGAAGGTGCTCGGCTTCGACAGCCTGCTGGTCGGCTTCGGGCTGGAGGACGACCGGGTTCATTCCCCGAACGAAAAGTTCGAGCTGGTCTGCTACCGCAACGGCATCCGCTCCCACGCGGCCATCCTGGCCCGGCTGGCGGAGACCCGCTGA
- a CDS encoding zinc-dependent alcohol dehydrogenase codes for MKALCWNGVNDLRVENVPDPSILNPRDAIVEVTLSSVCGSDLHLIDGYVPTMQPGDIIGHEFMGTVVDTGSEVRRLKKGDRVVVISIIGCGECWHCKQQEYSLCDNSNHQPQAEELLFGQCTAAIFGYSHAFGGYAGSHAQYIRVPFADQGACKVPDGVRDEQAVFVSDAAPTGFMAAEMAAIQPGDVVAVWGAGGVGQMAMRIAWLMGAERVIAIDRLPDRLSLARTGSKAETLDYTQVNVYDALLEMTGGRGPDRCIDAVGMEAYAPTADYWYDRAKQMAKLSLDRVSVLRQMVQCCRKGGTISIVGVYAGLIDKFPMGAAMNKALTFRMGQQHGQKFAPQLFEWIREGRLETADILTHRMSLDAGAEGYRMFKEKRNDCMRVVFAPH; via the coding sequence ATGAAGGCCCTGTGCTGGAACGGCGTGAATGATCTGCGCGTCGAGAACGTCCCCGACCCGTCGATCCTGAACCCCCGCGATGCCATCGTCGAGGTCACGCTGTCGTCGGTGTGCGGGTCGGACCTGCACCTGATCGACGGCTACGTCCCGACCATGCAGCCGGGCGACATCATCGGGCACGAGTTCATGGGAACCGTGGTCGACACCGGATCCGAGGTGCGCCGGCTGAAGAAGGGCGACCGGGTGGTCGTGATTTCGATCATTGGATGCGGCGAATGCTGGCACTGCAAGCAGCAGGAATATTCGCTGTGCGACAACTCCAACCACCAGCCCCAGGCCGAGGAGCTGCTGTTCGGCCAATGCACCGCCGCCATTTTCGGCTACAGCCACGCGTTCGGCGGCTACGCCGGCAGCCACGCCCAATACATCCGGGTGCCCTTTGCCGACCAGGGGGCCTGCAAGGTGCCGGACGGCGTGCGTGACGAACAGGCGGTGTTCGTCTCGGACGCCGCCCCCACGGGCTTCATGGCCGCCGAGATGGCCGCCATCCAACCGGGGGATGTCGTGGCGGTGTGGGGGGCCGGCGGCGTCGGCCAGATGGCCATGCGCATCGCTTGGCTGATGGGGGCCGAACGGGTCATCGCCATCGACCGGCTGCCCGACCGGCTGTCCCTGGCCCGCACGGGCAGCAAGGCCGAGACGTTGGACTACACCCAGGTCAACGTCTACGACGCGCTTCTGGAGATGACCGGCGGCCGCGGCCCCGACCGCTGCATCGACGCGGTCGGGATGGAGGCCTACGCCCCCACCGCCGACTATTGGTACGACCGCGCCAAGCAGATGGCGAAGCTGTCGTTGGACCGGGTCTCGGTGCTGCGCCAGATGGTCCAGTGCTGCCGCAAGGGGGGCACGATCTCGATCGTCGGCGTCTATGCCGGCCTGATCGACAAGTTCCCCATGGGTGCCGCCATGAACAAGGCGCTGACCTTCCGCATGGGCCAGCAGCACGGGCAGAAGTTCGCCCCGCAACTGTTCGAATGGATCCGCGAGGGCCGGCTGGAGACGGCCGACATACTCACCCACCGGATGTCCCTGGACGCCGGTGCGGAAGGCTACCGGATGTTCAAGGAAAAGCGGAACGACTGCATGCGGGTCGTCTTCGCCCCGCACTGA
- the mscL gene encoding large conductance mechanosensitive channel protein MscL: MSFLREFRGFVARGNVVELAVGVIIGAAFTGIVNSLVNDILMPPLGVLIGGVDFSNYFIPLDGGTYATLEQAREAGAAPIAYGKFLNALIQFLIVALAVFLLVRQVNRLWGTAKPAPREEVRLLAEIRDLLKTRGPGITP, from the coding sequence ATGTCTTTCCTGAGGGAATTCCGGGGGTTCGTCGCGCGCGGCAACGTCGTCGAACTTGCGGTCGGCGTCATCATCGGGGCGGCGTTCACCGGCATCGTCAATTCCCTGGTCAATGACATCCTGATGCCCCCGCTGGGCGTCCTGATCGGGGGCGTCGATTTCTCCAACTACTTCATCCCGTTGGACGGCGGCACCTACGCCACCCTGGAGCAGGCGCGCGAAGCGGGGGCGGCCCCCATCGCGTACGGCAAGTTCCTGAACGCGCTGATCCAGTTCCTGATCGTCGCCCTCGCCGTCTTCCTGCTGGTCCGCCAGGTCAACCGCCTGTGGGGCACCGCCAAGCCGGCGCCCCGGGAGGAGGTGCGGCTTCTCGCGGAAATCCGCGATCTGCTGAAGACCCGCGGCCCCGGGATCACCCCGTGA
- a CDS encoding L-serine ammonia-lyase, iron-sulfur-dependent, subunit alpha has translation MQDISLLNSIIGPVMRGPSSSHSAAPYMIARTARELALGEGETLVAALVRFDPSGSFAQVYANQGSDEGFAAGLWGVELTSPDYRHILPRLGAGEGFAFDIEVGRLRRADHPNRVELRLTVRDAAGRDRTDLFEGVSTGGGMFAVDALDGRPLPFTGTAHGLVVEGGPADSAAVAAAVEAAGHTVSTCTAAGPGTWVLEIGHPADPRTCARLRDVLGAERVRWCAARQYPVASGEVLFEGADRVLRELAERGDDLAGLALDHEARRLGVTTATARGWFEERLDVMLASVRSGLSLDPADNRMRFLKPTARRVAAANLPPGLGGDVLRQAIAGALAAMEQSGNREVVCAAPTAGSAGVVPGCLYALECQGVPRAALVDALQVMALVGAVFAARSTFAAEVGGCSVETGASAAMAAAGVAHVYGATADQAFAAAAMCLMNTLGLVCDPVGGEVEIPCHARNIAGVAHVFSACQAVLAGFDAVLSFDDMVAATVEVAGKMHSDLRCTARGGCAATVTGKCLSAVPRGGAPASPRMPSP, from the coding sequence GTGCAGGACATCAGTCTTCTGAATTCGATCATCGGGCCGGTGATGCGTGGCCCGTCCAGTTCCCATTCCGCGGCCCCGTACATGATAGCCCGGACCGCGCGGGAACTGGCGCTGGGGGAGGGCGAGACGCTGGTCGCTGCCCTTGTCCGGTTCGACCCGTCCGGTTCGTTCGCGCAGGTCTATGCCAACCAGGGCAGCGACGAGGGGTTCGCCGCCGGGCTTTGGGGCGTGGAGCTGACGTCACCCGACTACCGGCACATCCTGCCGCGGCTCGGGGCGGGGGAAGGTTTCGCCTTCGACATCGAAGTCGGGCGGTTGCGCCGCGCCGACCACCCGAACCGGGTGGAACTCCGGCTGACGGTCCGGGACGCGGCGGGCCGTGATCGCACCGATCTGTTCGAAGGGGTGTCCACGGGCGGCGGGATGTTCGCCGTCGATGCGCTCGACGGCCGGCCGCTTCCCTTCACCGGGACGGCGCACGGGCTGGTGGTCGAGGGCGGCCCGGCCGACAGTGCGGCCGTGGCCGCGGCCGTGGAGGCCGCCGGCCACACCGTCTCGACGTGCACCGCGGCCGGGCCCGGCACCTGGGTGTTGGAGATCGGCCATCCCGCCGACCCCCGGACATGCGCCCGCCTGCGCGACGTGCTGGGGGCCGAACGCGTGCGCTGGTGCGCCGCCCGGCAATATCCCGTGGCATCGGGTGAGGTGCTGTTCGAGGGGGCCGACCGTGTGCTCCGCGAACTGGCGGAACGGGGGGACGACCTCGCCGGCCTGGCCCTGGACCACGAGGCCCGGCGCCTCGGCGTGACGACCGCGACGGCCCGCGGCTGGTTCGAGGAGCGGCTGGACGTGATGCTGGCATCGGTCCGCAGCGGGCTGTCCCTGGACCCGGCCGACAACCGGATGCGGTTCCTCAAGCCGACCGCCCGTCGCGTTGCCGCAGCCAACCTGCCACCGGGGCTTGGCGGCGACGTGCTGCGGCAGGCCATCGCCGGTGCCTTGGCCGCGATGGAGCAGAGCGGCAACCGCGAGGTGGTGTGCGCCGCGCCCACGGCCGGCAGTGCCGGCGTCGTGCCCGGCTGCCTGTACGCCCTGGAATGCCAGGGCGTGCCGCGGGCGGCGCTGGTGGACGCATTGCAGGTGATGGCCCTGGTCGGGGCCGTCTTCGCGGCGCGCAGCACCTTCGCCGCCGAGGTCGGTGGGTGCTCCGTGGAGACCGGCGCCTCCGCGGCGATGGCTGCGGCCGGGGTCGCCCACGTCTACGGCGCCACTGCGGACCAGGCCTTCGCCGCAGCCGCCATGTGCCTGATGAATACGCTGGGCTTGGTCTGCGACCCGGTGGGTGGCGAGGTCGAGATCCCGTGCCATGCCCGCAACATTGCCGGCGTGGCCCACGTGTTTTCCGCCTGTCAGGCGGTGCTGGCCGGGTTCGACGCGGTCCTGTCCTTCGACGACATGGTCGCCGCCACCGTGGAGGTCGCGGGCAAGATGCACTCCGACCTGCGCTGCACCGCGCGCGGCGGCTGCGCCGCCACGGTCACGGGCAAGTGCCTGTCCGCCGTGCCGCGGGGGGGCGCCCCGGCGTCCCCGCGGATGCCGTCGCCGTAG
- a CDS encoding 5'-nucleotidase C-terminal domain-containing protein, producing the protein MTLKLALRAGAAVIALGAAAPAFAQDYTLSIIHTNDVHSRVDQVTAQGSFCTPKDAQENKCFGGYPRLIGKIRELRQAQPNPLVLDAGDVFQGSLFYTLLKSDAVKPFVEMAGYHAMTIGNHEFDDGPAELAKFLDGLKTPVVTSNIDTSREPRLQNKWNAYRVVEIGGQRIGIIGLTTSETTISSSPGPTVSFGDHAEALRRNVRELQGQGVNKIIALTHVGTAVDRELAKQVDGIDVYVGGHSHSLLHNGEDRRKEGPYPIVERTPSGAPALVVQSYYAGIFLGNLQVTFDKDGVPAKWQGDTILMDSKVPQDAQAQELVQKMAGPLAELRARQIGTAAVALDGDRVACRHGECTMGNLIADAMLAAAKEQGAQIAIQNGGGIRTSIPQGQISFGQVLEVLPFSNALATFKLTGSEVVEALENGVGRAENPQNEGTGRFPQVAGLRFTWDASKPTGQRIDKVEVRQANGTFAPLDRNATYTVVTNDFMRKGGDGYAVFRDKGRNAYDAGPNLEDVLAAYIRQTGTVEPRIEGRITRAN; encoded by the coding sequence ATGACGTTGAAGCTCGCGTTGCGCGCCGGCGCCGCCGTAATCGCGCTGGGTGCCGCCGCCCCCGCCTTTGCCCAGGACTATACGCTCTCCATCATCCACACGAACGACGTGCATTCGCGCGTCGACCAGGTGACGGCGCAGGGCAGCTTCTGCACGCCCAAGGACGCGCAGGAGAACAAGTGCTTCGGCGGCTATCCCCGCCTGATCGGCAAGATCCGCGAGTTGCGGCAGGCGCAACCGAACCCGCTGGTGCTGGACGCCGGCGACGTGTTCCAGGGCTCGTTGTTCTACACGCTCCTGAAGTCCGACGCGGTCAAGCCGTTCGTGGAGATGGCCGGCTACCATGCCATGACGATCGGCAACCACGAGTTCGACGACGGCCCGGCGGAGCTGGCCAAGTTCCTGGACGGGCTGAAGACGCCGGTGGTGACGTCGAACATCGACACGAGCCGCGAGCCGCGCCTTCAGAACAAATGGAATGCCTACCGGGTCGTCGAGATCGGCGGCCAGCGGATCGGCATCATCGGCCTGACCACCAGCGAAACCACCATTTCCTCCAGCCCCGGCCCCACCGTGTCGTTCGGCGACCATGCCGAGGCGCTGCGACGCAATGTGCGCGAATTGCAGGGCCAGGGTGTCAACAAGATCATCGCCCTGACCCATGTGGGCACGGCCGTGGACCGTGAACTGGCCAAGCAGGTGGACGGCATCGACGTGTACGTGGGCGGGCACAGCCACTCGCTGCTGCACAACGGCGAGGACCGCCGCAAGGAAGGCCCCTACCCCATCGTCGAACGCACGCCGTCGGGAGCGCCGGCGCTGGTGGTCCAGTCCTATTACGCGGGGATTTTCCTGGGCAACCTGCAGGTCACCTTCGACAAGGACGGCGTGCCGGCCAAGTGGCAGGGCGACACCATCCTGATGGACTCCAAGGTGCCCCAGGACGCCCAGGCGCAGGAGCTGGTGCAGAAGATGGCCGGCCCGCTGGCCGAACTGCGGGCCCGCCAGATCGGCACCGCGGCGGTGGCGCTGGACGGCGACCGCGTGGCCTGCCGCCACGGCGAATGCACGATGGGCAACCTGATCGCCGACGCCATGCTGGCCGCCGCCAAGGAGCAGGGCGCCCAGATCGCCATCCAGAACGGCGGCGGCATCCGCACCTCCATTCCCCAGGGGCAGATCAGTTTCGGCCAGGTGCTGGAGGTCCTGCCCTTCTCCAACGCACTGGCCACCTTCAAGCTGACCGGTTCGGAAGTGGTCGAAGCCCTGGAAAACGGCGTCGGCCGGGCCGAGAACCCGCAGAACGAGGGCACCGGGCGCTTCCCACAGGTGGCGGGGCTCCGCTTCACCTGGGACGCGTCCAAGCCCACCGGCCAGCGCATCGACAAGGTCGAAGTCCGGCAGGCGAACGGCACCTTCGCGCCTCTGGACCGGAACGCCACCTACACCGTCGTGACCAACGACTTCATGCGCAAGGGCGGCGACGGCTACGCGGTCTTCCGCGACAAGGGCAGGAACGCCTACGACGCCGGCCCGAACCTGGAAGACGTGCTGGCGGCGTACATCCGCCAAACCGGCACCGTCGAACCCAGGATCGAGGGGCGCATCACCCGGGCGAACTGA
- a CDS encoding SRPBCC family protein encodes MTNTTDFASRAGAFAPGAVGGTARGAALLGGAALAFAGFRRGGTVGWTLAAAGGALALAGLTGETAIRQAGQVLPPPRREADERSPRTVATVTIFRPASEVYRLVRDFAMWPHFMEHLESVEVQDEIRSTWTAKGPAGTRVTWESEVVEDRPDRSIAWRSVAGSRAPNSGWVEMREAPGGRGTELRAEMRYEVPGGRLGEVVAAFAGRSPAEELRNGLRRLKQLIETGEVPTTEGQPHGTRSRWSIAQ; translated from the coding sequence GTGACCAATACAACCGATTTTGCCTCGCGCGCGGGTGCCTTTGCCCCCGGTGCCGTCGGCGGCACCGCACGGGGGGCGGCGTTGCTGGGCGGTGCCGCCCTGGCGTTCGCAGGCTTCCGGCGCGGCGGAACCGTGGGCTGGACCCTGGCGGCGGCCGGCGGAGCCCTCGCCTTGGCCGGCTTGACAGGGGAGACCGCCATCCGGCAGGCCGGCCAGGTTCTGCCGCCGCCCCGGCGGGAGGCCGACGAGCGTTCGCCGCGCACGGTGGCGACGGTCACCATCTTCCGTCCGGCGTCCGAGGTCTACCGGCTGGTCCGCGACTTCGCCATGTGGCCCCACTTCATGGAGCACCTGGAGAGCGTCGAGGTGCAGGACGAGATCCGGTCCACCTGGACCGCCAAGGGACCGGCCGGCACCCGCGTCACCTGGGAGTCGGAGGTGGTCGAGGACCGACCCGACCGCAGTATCGCTTGGCGGTCGGTCGCGGGCTCGCGGGCACCCAACAGCGGTTGGGTCGAAATGCGCGAGGCGCCGGGCGGCCGGGGGACCGAGCTCCGGGCCGAAATGCGGTACGAGGTGCCGGGCGGACGCCTGGGCGAGGTGGTCGCCGCATTTGCCGGCCGCAGTCCGGCGGAGGAACTGCGCAACGGACTGCGCCGACTGAAGCAGCTGATCGAGACGGGGGAGGTTCCGACCACCGAAGGCCAACCCCACGGGACCCGCAGCCGCTGGAGCATCGCACAATGA
- the upp gene encoding uracil phosphoribosyltransferase: protein MRSHPEFPSLYVVDHPLIQHKLTKMRDRQRSTGQFRALLKEISLLMGYEITRDLPLTKERIETPLEPMDAPVIEGKKLAVVPILRAGLVMAEGLVQLVPLAREGHIGLYRDHETRRPVEYLVKLPDAEGRMFIVVDPMLATGHSAVHAVDVLKRHGAAGDRIRFMALVAAPEGMRVFQAAHPEVKVYTAALDSHLDENAYIVPGLGDAGDRMFGTK, encoded by the coding sequence ATGCGCTCGCACCCCGAATTCCCTTCCCTGTACGTCGTCGACCATCCGCTGATTCAGCACAAGCTGACCAAGATGCGGGACCGGCAGCGCTCGACCGGCCAGTTCCGGGCCCTTTTGAAGGAGATCTCGTTGCTGATGGGCTACGAGATCACGCGCGACCTGCCGCTGACCAAGGAGCGGATCGAAACGCCGCTGGAGCCGATGGATGCCCCGGTGATCGAGGGCAAGAAGCTGGCCGTCGTGCCGATCCTGCGGGCCGGCCTGGTGATGGCCGAAGGTTTGGTCCAGCTTGTGCCCCTGGCGCGCGAGGGCCACATCGGCCTTTACCGCGACCACGAGACCAGGCGGCCGGTGGAATACCTGGTGAAGCTGCCCGATGCGGAAGGGCGCATGTTCATCGTGGTGGACCCGATGCTGGCGACCGGCCACTCCGCGGTCCATGCCGTGGACGTGCTGAAGCGCCATGGCGCGGCGGGCGACCGGATCCGGTTCATGGCCCTGGTGGCGGCCCCGGAAGGCATGCGGGTGTTCCAGGCCGCGCATCCGGAGGTGAAGGTCTACACCGCCGCGCTGGACAGCCATTTGGACGAGAATGCCTACATTGTTCCCGGCCTCGGCGATGCCGGCGACCGGATGTTCGGCACGAAGTGA
- a CDS encoding sulfite oxidase-like oxidoreductase translates to MQDGDPGGQYKQRLIDSKEKWAREGRHLTGATAEPEQRLPPGQRLVKNWPVLDLGVQPDIKPEDWSLTVDGLVENPVVWRWTDFLAQPAATSISDIHCVTAWSRYDNRWEGVKAAHVLSVVRPTPEARFVLFHSHDGYTANLPIERVAEDNVMLAHSWEGKPIPREHGGPVRMVVPRLYFWKSAKWLKRIEFLAEDRRGFWEERGYHNEGDPWKEQRYG, encoded by the coding sequence ATGCAGGACGGGGATCCGGGCGGCCAGTACAAGCAGCGCCTGATCGACAGCAAGGAAAAGTGGGCCCGGGAGGGGCGCCACCTGACCGGCGCGACGGCCGAACCCGAGCAACGTCTTCCTCCCGGCCAACGCTTGGTGAAGAACTGGCCGGTGCTGGATCTGGGTGTGCAGCCCGACATCAAGCCCGAGGACTGGTCACTGACGGTCGACGGGCTGGTGGAGAACCCGGTCGTCTGGCGCTGGACGGATTTCCTGGCCCAGCCGGCCGCGACCAGCATCTCCGACATCCACTGCGTCACCGCTTGGTCGCGCTACGACAACCGGTGGGAGGGCGTGAAGGCCGCGCATGTGCTCTCGGTCGTCCGCCCGACGCCGGAGGCCCGGTTCGTCCTGTTCCACAGCCACGACGGCTACACGGCCAACCTGCCGATCGAGCGGGTGGCCGAGGACAATGTGATGCTCGCCCACAGTTGGGAGGGCAAGCCCATCCCCCGTGAGCATGGCGGCCCGGTGCGGATGGTGGTGCCGCGCCTTTATTTCTGGAAGTCCGCGAAGTGGCTCAAGCGCATCGAGTTCCTGGCCGAGGACCGGCGCGGCTTCTGGGAGGAGCGCGGCTACCACAACGAGGGCGACCCCTGGAAGGAGCAGCGGTACGGCTGA